Below is a genomic region from Rouxiella chamberiensis.
AACCGTGACGTTTTTCAAAGTCGTTCATAAACGAAGTCAGCGCCTGCACGCCTTCCAGCGGCATTGCATTGTAGATGGAAGCACGCATGCCGCCAACCACACGGTGACCTTTAAGCGCGTGCAAACCCGCTTCCAGTGATTCTTTCAGGAATACGGCGTCCAGCGAGGCATCGGCCAGCTGGAACGGCACATTCATGCGCGAACGGTTGGCATCGGCTACCTGATTGCGGTAGAAATCGCTGCGATCGATGGTGCTGTACAGCAGTTCGGCTTTGGCCTTGTTGCGTTTTTCGATTTCGTTCAGGCCGCCCTGCTCTTTCAGCCATTTGAAGACCATGCCCGACAGATACCAGGCAAAGGTCGGCGGGGTGTTGAACATTGAATCGTTTTCGGCAAGCACAGTGTAATCAAGGATAGAAGGCAGCTCGGTACGCGCCTTGCCCAGCAGATCTTCGCGCACGATAACCAGCGTCAGACCGGCAGGACCGATATTCTTCTGCGCGCCGGCGTAAATCACGCCAAAGCGGCTGACATCGATAGGACGGGAAAGAATCGTCGAGGAGTAGTCGGCGATAACGACCTTGTCGCCGAAGTCAGGCATTTCGTCGATTGCCAGACCGTCGATGGTTTCGTTCGGGCAGTAGTGAACATAGGCAGAGTCGGCGCTCAGCTTCCACTCGCTCATTGGCAGCAGGCCGCGCTTGTCGCCGAAAGTGGTGGTGATATCGATGACGTTCGGGGTGCAGTATTTCTGCGCTTCTTTAACCGCGCTGTGCGCCCAGTAACCGCCGTCGATATAGTCGGCCGTGGATTTGTCACCCAGCAGGTTCATCGGGATGGCCGCGAACTGCGCACGCGCGCCGCCGTGGCAGAACAGGACTTTATAGTTCGAGGGGATATTCATCAGGTCGCGAATATCCTTTTCGGACTCTTCGGCCACTTCGATGAATTCTTTGCTGCGGTGACTGATTTCCATCACCGAGGTACCGAGACCGCGCCAGTTGCAGAGTTCCTGTTCAGCACGACGTAAGACTTCAGCCGGAATCATCGCCGGGCCTGAGCTAAAATTATAAACCTGAGTCATTTCCCCTCACCACTTCTCTTTGATAGCTACTTGAAAGCCAGTTGAGTCATTGATTGATAGCAATATTGGAATGCTTGCCTGCACCAACAACCAGTTTACCGGTTTTATCACTGGTCTCCTCCCGCTGCAATTGTTATTCGCCCCGGAGTAATAATCAGTAATAAAATTCATATCGGCCGCGCGAGTATTCTTTTTCTTAGCGGCATGAATACGTGGAGGTTGGGTCAAAAACCCCGTATCATTGCGCGTTTTTAGAACGCACAAAAGTGAACTCAATGACGCAAACTTTTATCCCTGGCAAAGACGCGGCGCTGGAAGACTCCATCTCCCGTTTTCAGCAGAAACTCACCGACCTCGGCTTCAATATCGAAGAGGCCTCGTGGCTGAATCCGGTCCCCAATGTCTGGTCTGTCCATATTCGCGACCGCGATTGCCCGCTGTGCTTTACCAACGGCAAGGGAGCCAGTAAGAAAGCGGCATTGGCTTCGGCGCTGGGCGAATACTTCGAACGCCTGTCCACCAACTATTTCTTCGCCGATTTCTATCTGGGCAAAGAGATCGCCAACGGCGATTTCGTACATTATCCGAATGAAAAATGGTTCCCGATCCCGGCGGACAACAGCCTGCCTGCGGGCATTCTGGACGCGCGTCTGCACGCGTTCTACGACGAAGAAAACGAGCTGACCGGCAGCGACCTGGTCGATTTGCAGTCCGGCAACGCCGAACGCGGCATCTGCGCCCTGCCTTTCACTCGTCAATCCGACCAGCAGACCGTCTATATTCCGATGAACATCATCGGCAATCTCTATGTGTCCAACGGCATGTCTGCGGGGAATACCGCCAACGAAGCGCGCGTACAGGGGCTTTCCGAAGTCTTCGAGCGTTACGTGAAAAACCGCATCATTGCGGAATCCATCAGCCTGCCGGAAATCCCGGCCGACGTGCTGGCGCGTTATCCGAGTGTGGTCGAAGCCATCGCCAAACTCGAAGAGGAAGGTTTCCCTATCCTTTCCTATGACGCCTCGCTTGGCGGTAACTATCCAGTCATTTGCGTGGTGTTGTTCAACCCGGCCAACGGCACCTGTTTCGCCTCTTTCGGCGCGCACCCCGACTTTGGCGTTGCTCTCGAGCGTACCGTGACCGAGTTGCTGCAAGGCCGTGGCCTGAAGGATCTCGACGTGTTTACCGCGCCGACCTTCGACGACGAAGAAGTCGCCGAACACGCCAACCTTGAAACGCATTTTATCGATTCAAGCGGTCTTATCTGCTGGGATCTGTTCAAGCAGGACGCCGACTACGACTTCGCCGACTGGAGCTTCAGCGGCAGCACCGAAGAAGAGTTCGCGACCCTGATGGCTATCTTCGACAAAGAAGACGCCGAAGTGTATATCGCCGACTACGAACATCTGGATGTTTACGCCTGCCGTATCATCGTGCCGGGCATGTCCGATATCTACCCAGCCGAAGACCTGCTGCTGGCCAACAACAGCATGGGCGCGAACGTGCGTGAACAGATTCTGGCCCTGCCGGACAGCGATTTCGCGCCCGAAGAGTATTTGCAGATGATCACGCAACTGGATGACGAAGGTCTGGACGACTTTACCCGTGTGCGCGAAACTGCTGGGCATCGCGAGCGGTAAAGACAACGGCTGGTATACGCTGCGCGTGGGCGAGCTGAAATCCATGCTGGCGCTGGCCGGTGGCGACATGGATCAGGCGCTGACCTGGGCCGAATGGGCGCACGAGTTCAACGCCTCCGTTTACAGCGCCGAGCGCAACAACTATTACCGTTGTCTGCAAACTCTGCTGCAACTGGCGCTGGAGCCAGAGCGCGAGGCGTCACAATACTATTCCGCCTTCGTCAAAATGTATGGTCAGGACGCCGTCGATCGCGCTTCTGCGGCCATCAGCGGCGAAGAGCGCTTCCACGGCCTGTTTGCGGTAGATGCCGAACTCAAGGCGCTGCCTGCCCATCAGGGCCTGCTGGCGGCGTATGAGAAATTGCAGGTTGCCAAGCGTCGTCATTGGGCAAAATAAAAGAAATCATCACTCGGATTTTTTTATCAGCGTTATTAATGATTAATGCATAAAAAGCCGGCCTTTCGAGGTCGGCTTTTTTTATTGCCGAGCGCCGGTGTCGGATAATGTTTAATATTTTAGAAACAGGATGATTATTTAATAGTGAAGCAAAAGAAATGTATCCTCACAAAAGCGCGAGGGGAATAATGACAACTCAAATCTGGCCCCACAGGATTTCAAAATTTCATTTGTTAAATAATTGCTAAAAATAAATAGCGAGCCGCCCTGAGCCTGATCTTAATTCCATAAATATCAACGAGTCAGTCGATTGATAATTTTTAATTAAAATTTAACCGTAATAAATAAAAATAATTTACCTCTTATTAATCAAACGACTAACGCTAAAATAGCCATCAATACTCCGTAACTCACGCCTTATTACTCCCCGCTATGATCCACATCAATATCTCGACAACATCAGGTTGTTAGTATCTGTCATGCAGTACATAACCCTTAAGAGTGAGTTAATGTGAACGCTGACAACCCCTTCAATTTATTATTACCCGCTGCTACGGCAAAAGTCGCCGAAGATGCCGGCGTGTATAAAGCGACAAAACAACCCATAAAAACCTTTTTCCTGGCGATCACCGCCGGTGTATTTATTTCCATTGCCTTTGTTTTCTACATTACCTCGACCACCGGCACAGCAGGCGTTCCGTTTGGCTGGTCAAAACTGGTAGGCGGGATCTGTTTTTCACTCGGATTAATGTTAGTCGTGGTCTGTGGCGCCGATCTCTTCACCTCGACCGTATTAACCGTCATCGCCAAGGCGAGCGGCAGAATCACCTGGGGGCAACTGGCCCGCAACTGGGTCAATGTTTATGTCGGCAACCTGTTTGGCGCGCTGTTTTTCGTCGGCCTTATCTGGTTTTCCGGCATGGCGATGACCGACAACGGCCAATGGGGGCTGAACGTTCTGCAAACCGCCGACCATAAAATGCATCACACCTTTATCGAGGCGGTATGTCTTGGCATTTTAGCCAATCTGATGGTCTGTCTCGCGGTATGGATGAGTTATTCCGGCCGCAGCCTGATGGACAAAATGTTTGCCATGATCCTGCCGGTCGCCATGTTTGTCGCCTGCGGATTCGAGCACAGTATCGCCAACATGTTCATGATCCCGCTCGGGATTGTCATCAGGAATTTTGCCGCGCCCGAATTCTGGCAGGCCGTGGGCAGCGCGCCCGACAAATTCGCCGCGCTCGACGTCACACACTTTATCACCGACAACCTGATCCCCGTTACGCTCGGCAACATCATCGGCGGCGGTCTGCTGGTCGGCCTGACCTACTGGGTCATCTATCTACGCGACAAGCAGCCCGCATAAGCACAGGCGCTGCCCTTCGCAACAGTTTACGGGTTATCCCGACAACGCTTTTATCCAAGAATTTCAACATCAGAAGGTAGGTGTAACATGTCCAAGCTCAATGAGAAATTGACCACCGCATGGCAAGGTTTCAGCGCGGGTGAATGGCAGACCGAAGTCAACGTGCGCGATTTCATCCAGAAAAACTACACCCCTTACGAGGGCAACGAGTCTTTCCTGGCAGGCGCAACGCAGGCAACGACCACCTTGTGGGAAAGCGTGATGGAAGGTATCAAGCAGGAGAACGCCACCAAGGCCCCTGTCGATTTTGATACCGATCTCGCCTCGACCATTACCTCGCATGATGCCGGATACATCAACAAATCGCTGGAAACCATCGTCGGCCTGCAAACCGATGCGCCGCTGAAACGCGCCATCATCCCGTTTGGCGGCATCAAGATGGTTGAAGGCTCCTGCAAAGTCTATGGCCGTGAACTCGACCCGCAACTGAAAAAGGTCTTTACCGACTACCGCAAAACGCACAACCAGGGTGTGTTCGACGTTTATACCAAAGACATTCTCAACTGCCGTAAATCCGGCGTGCTGACCGGTTTACCCGATGCCTATGGCCGTGGCCGTATCATCGGCGACTATCGCCGCGTAGCACTCTATGGCATCGATTTCCTGATGGCCGACAAATACAGCCAGTTCCAGTCGCTGCAATCGCGTCTTGAAAACGGCGAAGACTTGGCAATGACGATTCAATTGCGCGAAGAGATTTCCGAACAGTATCGCGCGCTGGGTCAAATCAAGGAGATGGCGGCAAAATACGGCTTCGACATCGCAGGCCCGGCCACCACGGCACAGGAAGCGGTGCAGTGGACCTACTTCGGCTATCTGGCCGCAGTCAAATCGCAAAACGGGGCCGCCATGTCCTTTGGTCGCGTCTCGACCTTCCTTGATATCTTTATCGAACGCGACATCAAGGCTGGCAAACTGGGCGAAGAGCAGGCGCAGGAGCTTATCGACCATCTGGTCATGAAGCTGCGCATGGTGCGTTTCCTGCGCACGCCCGAGTATGACGAACTGTTCTCCGGCGACCCTATCTGGGCCACCGAATCGCTGGCCGGTATGGGCGTCGATGGCCGCACGCTGGTCACCCGAAACAGCTACCGTTTCCTGAATACGCTCTACACTATGGGGCCTTCGCCGGAACCCAACATGACTATCCTGTGGTCTGAAAAACTGCCGGTCAACTTCAAGAAATACGCCGCCAAAGTCTCAATCGACACCTCCTCGATTCAGTATGAAAACGATGACCTGATGCGCCCTGACTTCGACAATGACGATTACGCCATTGCCTGCTGCGTCAGCCCGATGATTGTTGGTAAACAGATGCAGTTCTTCGGCGCGCGCGCCAATCTGGCGAAAACCATGCTCTATGCCATCAACGGCGGCGTGGATGAAAAAATGAAAATTCAGGTCGGGCCGAAAGAGGCACCGATGATGGACGAGGTGCTGGATTACGACAAAGTGCTGGCCCGCATGGACCACTTTATGGACTGGCTGGCGACGCAATATGTGACCGCGCTGAACTGCATTCACTACATGCACGATAAATACAGCTACGAAGCTTCGCTGATGGCGCTGCACGACCGCGACGTTTATCGCACCATGGCCTGCGGTATTGCCGGACTTTCCGTCGCCGCCGATTCACTCTCTGCGATTAAATATGCCAAAGTCAGCACGATTCGTGATGAAGATGGGCTGGCGGTAGATTTCAAAATCGAGGGCGAATATCCGCAGTTTGGGAACAACGATCCGCGCGTCGATGATATCGCCTGCGACCTGGTCGAGCGCTTTATGAAGAAAATTCAGAAGTTGCCGACCTACCGCAATGCCGTCGCCACCCAGTCAGTGCTTACTATCACCTCGAACGTGGTTTACGGCAAGAAAACCGGCAATACACCCGACGGACGTCGCGCCGGTGCCCCGTTTGGTCCGGGCGCCAACCCGATGCACGGACGCGATCAGAAAGGCGCGGTTGCCTCTCTGACCTCCGTCGCCAAACTGCCGTTCGCCTATGCGAAAGATGGCATCTCCTACACCTTCTCCATCGTGCCGAATGCGTTGGGTAAAGATGACGAGGTGCGTAAATCCAATCTGGCGGGGCTGATGGACGGCTATTTCCACCACGAAGCGGCCGTTGAAGGCGGTCAGCATCTGAACGTGAACGTGATGAACCGCGAGATGCTGCTGGATGCCATGGAAGATCCGCAGAAATACCCGCAACTGACTATTCGTGTTTCGGGCTAT
It encodes:
- the serC gene encoding 3-phosphoserine/phosphohydroxythreonine transaminase, whose amino-acid sequence is MTQVYNFSSGPAMIPAEVLRRAEQELCNWRGLGTSVMEISHRSKEFIEVAEESEKDIRDLMNIPSNYKVLFCHGGARAQFAAIPMNLLGDKSTADYIDGGYWAHSAVKEAQKYCTPNVIDITTTFGDKRGLLPMSEWKLSADSAYVHYCPNETIDGLAIDEMPDFGDKVVIADYSSTILSRPIDVSRFGVIYAGAQKNIGPAGLTLVIVREDLLGKARTELPSILDYTVLAENDSMFNTPPTFAWYLSGMVFKWLKEQGGLNEIEKRNKAKAELLYSTIDRSDFYRNQVADANRSRMNVPFQLADASLDAVFLKESLEAGLHALKGHRVVGGMRASIYNAMPLEGVQALTSFMNDFEKRHG
- the focA gene encoding formate transporter FocA, whose product is MNADNPFNLLLPAATAKVAEDAGVYKATKQPIKTFFLAITAGVFISIAFVFYITSTTGTAGVPFGWSKLVGGICFSLGLMLVVVCGADLFTSTVLTVIAKASGRITWGQLARNWVNVYVGNLFGALFFVGLIWFSGMAMTDNGQWGLNVLQTADHKMHHTFIEAVCLGILANLMVCLAVWMSYSGRSLMDKMFAMILPVAMFVACGFEHSIANMFMIPLGIVIRNFAAPEFWQAVGSAPDKFAALDVTHFITDNLIPVTLGNIIGGGLLVGLTYWVIYLRDKQPA
- the pflB gene encoding formate C-acetyltransferase is translated as MSKLNEKLTTAWQGFSAGEWQTEVNVRDFIQKNYTPYEGNESFLAGATQATTTLWESVMEGIKQENATKAPVDFDTDLASTITSHDAGYINKSLETIVGLQTDAPLKRAIIPFGGIKMVEGSCKVYGRELDPQLKKVFTDYRKTHNQGVFDVYTKDILNCRKSGVLTGLPDAYGRGRIIGDYRRVALYGIDFLMADKYSQFQSLQSRLENGEDLAMTIQLREEISEQYRALGQIKEMAAKYGFDIAGPATTAQEAVQWTYFGYLAAVKSQNGAAMSFGRVSTFLDIFIERDIKAGKLGEEQAQELIDHLVMKLRMVRFLRTPEYDELFSGDPIWATESLAGMGVDGRTLVTRNSYRFLNTLYTMGPSPEPNMTILWSEKLPVNFKKYAAKVSIDTSSIQYENDDLMRPDFDNDDYAIACCVSPMIVGKQMQFFGARANLAKTMLYAINGGVDEKMKIQVGPKEAPMMDEVLDYDKVLARMDHFMDWLATQYVTALNCIHYMHDKYSYEASLMALHDRDVYRTMACGIAGLSVAADSLSAIKYAKVSTIRDEDGLAVDFKIEGEYPQFGNNDPRVDDIACDLVERFMKKIQKLPTYRNAVATQSVLTITSNVVYGKKTGNTPDGRRAGAPFGPGANPMHGRDQKGAVASLTSVAKLPFAYAKDGISYTFSIVPNALGKDDEVRKSNLAGLMDGYFHHEAAVEGGQHLNVNVMNREMLLDAMEDPQKYPQLTIRVSGYAVRFNSLTKEQQQDVITRTFTKTL